A part of Rattus norvegicus strain BN/NHsdMcwi chromosome 4, GRCr8, whole genome shotgun sequence genomic DNA contains:
- the Podxl gene encoding podocalyxin precursor: MRPTLALSALLLLQLLLLSTPSLSQDNGNKTDTSDITSIDQNQDKPATNQPSNATPKSSVQPPTPTSISTSSPDPKATQSSNSSVTTTSDSTTDRTSSSTSTVPTTSNSGQTVSSGGKSSDKITTALPTTLGPVNASSQPTDLNTSTKLPSTPTTNSTASPHQPVSHSEGQHTTVQSSSASVSSSDNTTLLWILTTSKPTGTSEGTQPIAISTPGITTPVSTPLQPTGSPGGTESVPTTEEFTHSTSSWTPVVSQGPSTPSSTWTSGSYKLKCDPAIKPHEELLILNLTRDSFCKGSPPNERFLELLCHSAKASFKPAEDSCALELAPILDNQAVAVKRIVIETKLSPKAVFELLKDKWDDLTEAGVIDIHLGKEGPPEVNEDRFSLPLIITIVCMASFLLLVAALYGCCHQRISQRKDQQRLTEELQTVENGYHDNPTLEVMETPSEMQEKKVVNLNGELGDSWIVPLDNLTKEDLDEEEDTHL, encoded by the exons GAAATAAGACTGACACATCTGATATAACTAGCATTGACCAGAACCAAGACAAACCAGCGACAAACCAGCCAAGCAATGCTACACCTAAAAGCTCAGTCCAACCTCCAACACCGACATCTATTTCAACCTCCTCCCCAGACCCCAAGGCCACTCAAAGCAGTAACAGTTCAGTTACAACTACCAGTGACTCCACCACTGACAGGACAAGCTCTTCCACTAGCACTGTCCCCACTACTAGCAACAGTGGGCAGACAGTCTCCTCTGGAGGCAAGAGCAGTGACAAAATTACCACAGCCCTACCAACCACTTTGGGACCAGTCAACGCCTCTTCTCAACCTACTGACCTGAATACCTCGACAAAGCTTCCTTCTACCCCCACAACAAATAGCACAGCAAGCCCTCACCAGCCTGTGAGCCACTCTGAGGGACAGCACACCACTGTTCAGAGCAGCTCTGCTTCTGTGTCCAGCTCTGACAACACTACGCTGTTGTGGATACTTACTACATCCA AACCGACAGGCACCTCTGAAGGCACTCAGCCCATCGCTATCTCGACGCCAGGCATCACCACACCGGTCTCCACACCACTACAGCCTACGGGGTCTCCAGGGGGAACTGAGTCGGTGCCTACGACCGAAGAATTCACACACTCCACTTCTAGTTGGACTCCAGTGGTCTCTCAAGGCCCGAGCACACCCTCTTCCACCTGGACGTCTGGGAGTTACAAG CTAAAATGTGATCCTGCCATAAAGCCCCACGAGGAACTCCTCATTCTGAACCTCACAAGAGACAGCTTTTGT AAGGGGAGCCCTCCAAATGAAAGATTCTTGGAACTGCTGTGTCACTCAGCCAAAGCCTCCTTCAAGCCAGCTGAGGATTCGTGTGCTCTGGAGCTGGCCCCCATTCTAGACAACCAGGCGGTGGCAGTGAAGAGAATCGTTATTGAGA CGAAGCTTTCTCCTAAGGCTGTGTTTGAACTGCTGAAGGACAAATGGGACGACCTGACAGAG GCTGGAGTCATCGACATTCATCTGGGGAAGGAAGGACCTCCAGAAGTCAACGAGGACCGCTTCAGCCTTCCTCTCATCATCACCATCGTCTGCATGGCATCCTTCCTGCTCCTCGTTGCTGCCCTCTACGGCTGCTGTCACCAGCGGATCTCCCAGAGGAAGGACCAA CAACGACTCACAGAGGAGCTGCAGACAGTAGAGAATGGTTACCATGACAACCCAACCTTGGAAGTGATGGAGACTCCTTCTGAGATGCAGGAGAAGAAGGTGGTCAACCTCAACGGGGAGCTGGGAGACAGTTGGATCGTCCCTCTGGACAACTTGACCAAGGAGGACCTAGATGAGGAGGAAGATACACACCTCTGA